AGTCAAGCCTTCAATTCCCTTGTCTTGCAACGCAGACGCAATGTCAGCGCTAGTAATGGTAGCGCCGCTGCCGACTGAAATACTTAGATCGATCGACGTGGTGCCCACAGCCACATCAATGTTGTAGCTGCCACCCGTGGAGCCACCAGTGACGTCAGTGAAAGCCAGAGTCTGAACGTTGGTCGCAGATACGGAAGTAAGCCCGGAAACGTTTGCGTTATTTATTGCTTCAGCAATTTTGTCTGCCGAGCCTGACGCAGCACCAACTTCAACAGCTTCGCCATCGCCTACAGAGATTTTCAACTCGCCTGCCGTCAGAGCGTCACCGGTAACGGCAGTACCTTCTGCCGAAGCCAACGAACCGACCTGCTCCAGGCGAGTACCTTGAGACAGATCCACCCCAATGGTTTCCCCGGCGTTGGCACCTACCTGGAAATTCTGCTCACCAAAGCTGCCATCCAGGACCTTGAGTCCGTTGAAAGCTGTCTGCGTCGAAATACGCTCCACTTCTGCCAGACGCTGCTCTACTTCCTGGTTCAGCGCTTGCCTGTCGGAAGCACTGTTGGTGGCGTTGGCAGACTGAACCGCCAAGTCGCGGATGCGCTGAAGGTTGTTGGTAATTTCGTCCAGGGCACCTTCAGCAGTCTGTGCCAGAGAGATGCCATCGTTGGCGTTGCGGGTAGCAACATCCAGACCACGAATCTGAGACTGGAACCGGGTGGAAATGGCCAGACCGGCGGCATCATCTTTGGCGGAGTTGATGCGCAAGCCGGAAGACAGACGCTCCAGAGCCTGATTACTCAAATCCTGGGACTTCTGCAGCTGGTTCTGAGCACTTAGGGATGCAACGTTAGTGTTGATACCGAGAGCCATATTGCTTCTCCTTCGACTTATGTCGTTATTTCATGGAAAAGGTCTGGCGCCCGTTCTTTATATTAGGGAGCGCCGCCCTGTTGCTTTTCTTAACGGCGCAGGCCCAGGTTCCTTTAGAAAAAATCCCGTCGTTATTGTAAAGGAATGTAAATCAAGGCATCGGCGCCCTCTTCCCGCCCTCCACCAAGGCGACCTGAGCGTCTGAAAAAGCGGCAATTCATTTCCCTTTCCTTCGTAAACCTTCGTCGAGATCCTTCGAGCGTTTCGTGAAAAAATATAAATTTCTTAATAATAAACAGTATATTGAAAACGAAAAGACAAATCTGGCACACCCTTCGCTTAAATCAATTAAACAGCAATCAAATGAAATTGCGCCGGCGGGATTCTCCACACTTCGGGAATCGGGCTTCCGGCACCTTTTGAGCAGGGAGAATTGTTATGCCCCAGGTCATTAATACCAACATTGCATCGCTGAACGCACAGCGCAATCTCAATCAATCCCAGACCGATGCCAACGTGGCGTTTGAGCGCCTGTCTTCCGGCTTGCGCATTAACTCCGCCAAGGATGATGCCGCCGGTCTGGCCATTTCGACTCGCTTCCAATCGCAAATCTCCGGCCTTAATGTCGCCCAGCGCAATGCCAGCGATGGTATATCACTCGCTCAGACAACCGAGGGCGCTCTTGGTGAGGTAATCAATAACCTTCAGCGCATCCGTGACTTGGCGGTTCAGTCGGCCAACGCCACCAACAGTGCCTCTGATCGCCTGGCACTGGACCAGGAAGTCCAACAGCGGGTAGAGGAGATCGGCCGCATTGCAGATCAGACAACATTCAATGGCCTCAAGGTTCTCGACGGCTCATTTGGCGAGAAAACCTTCCAGGTGGGCGCCAATTCTGGCGACACCATCGAAGTGGACCTGTCCAAGGGGTCTCAAACCGACCAGATTGGTGGGCTTGCTCAGTCCGGAACCAGGGATGTCGGTGATGCCGCGCTCGCGGAGGGCGACCTTACAATTTCGGTTGGCGAGAGCGATCCCTTCGAAATTCCGGGAACGGACGGCGACACTTCGGCCAAAGCCAAGGCTGAGGCTATTGATTCAGCGAACATACCTGGACTCCCCACCGTATCGGCAACCAACGTCCAGACATTGAATTTTGGGGAGGTAACGGATGGTAGTTCTTCAGGCGGAACCTATTCTCTGAACCTCAATGTCGGTACCACCGCCGTCGAAGTAACCATTCCCGTTGGAAGTGGCGGTGACAGCGTTACTCTTGACGAGGTCGTGACTGCAGTCAACGATCTGGGACTGGACGGCTTCTCCGCCAGCGAGGGTACTACCGCTGGCACTATAGTCTTCAATGACGATGAAGGCCGGAATATCGAGCTGGTTTCGGAATCCGCAACAGGAACACTGACCGCAGCCTCAACAGCCAGCATTGGTTTTGACACTGCAGTAGCCAGTACCGGAGTGGAGGGCATTGGCAGCACGCTGACAGGCCAAGTCAGTATTGAGGCGCTCGACACCATCCGCATCGGTGGCAACAACCCGCAAAACGCCGGCTTCCTTGATGGCGAGGTAATTGCCGTTACAGGCAGCCTCGAAAACATTGACGTCAAGACTGTCGAAGGTTCCAACGATACGATAAAACGGGTGGACTCAGCACTCACAACGATCAATAGTATCCGCAGCGAGCTGGGCGCCGTGCAGAATCGCTTCGAGTCCACCATTGCAAACCTGAGCACGACATCAGAAAACCTGTCCGCCGCCAATAGCCGAATCCGGGACGCGGACTTTGCGGCCGAAACGGCAGAGCTTGCCCGCACTCAGGTACTCCAGCAGGCCGGCCTGTCCGTTCTCTCCCAGGCCAATGCCCGGCCCCAACAGGTGCTGCAACTGCTACAGGGATAAGCAGCAATCAAGACATGACGCCTCGCCACCCGGGGTAGTTATGAAACTCTCCATGCGCCTCGTGGCCTGTCAGCCTCGAGGCCATGTGTTAGAGTTTGAAAAAATGACTGTCGTGGAGATTTTTGTGGTCCAAAACAAAGCCATCGAGTTTGTGCAGCGAAGAGAAGCCAATCTCCGCTTTTTCCAGAAAGCCTACCCGAGCATCTATTCCTATTTCGCAAACTACAAGCCCACCAAGGCCGAAGTCGTTATCAGCAATGTCGAGGACGAGGTTGACTTGCAGCTGGATGGAAGATCCCTCTACGAAGGTCAAGGGAAATCAAGAGCACATCAAGGCGTGGAATTGTTCAAGTCCACATTCCGAGAAGGATCATTCTTGCCTTCCCTTCCACCACCATGGCCTGGTGACTATTATCATCCCAGATTTGCTCATCAGGCTGTGGATGCAATTATCAGTCAATCGCCATTAGACCGGTCATCTTTCACCGGATATAAGATGCCGAACTTCTTCCCACTTGTGGTTTTTCAGGGGGTAGGGCTTGGGTATCAGATCGAAGAACTTGTGACCACCTCAGAGGTAGAAAACGCCTTAATCATCGAACCCGAGCTGGAAATTTTTGCAGCCAGCCTGCTTACCGTCGACTGGGCCAGGGTGGCCTCAAAATTCCAGAAAAATGGGCGCTCCCTCAGGTTTTTGATTGGAGTCGAAAAAACAGAAGAGGCCCTCTGGCCAGCCCTGGTAAAGCATTTAGTGCATTTCACCCCGATTTTTCCAGTAATGAACCTATTCCTGAATGAAAGGGGCGACCGCACCATGACCACGGTTGCGGAGCGCATCAACCGCGAAGCTCTGGCAACATTGACGACCTGGGGCCACTACGACGATGAAGTTCGCCAACTGAACAATGCACTACATGCCTTCCACGAAAAAGTTAGAACCATTCCCTCTAAGGGAAGCGTCATTTCCGAAACCCCTACCTTGATTGTTGGGAGTGGCCCGTCGCTGGATGACCGAATTGACGATATCAAATCTGTTCGGGACAGGGTTATTCTTGTGAGTGCAGGCACTGGGTTAAGGGCTCTGATAGAAAACGATATTTATCCGGATTTTCATGTTGAACTAGAATCAGATTTTCTTAACTACAGGGTGATCAGCTCCTACGATCACGAAAAGCTCAAGTCTATTAAAATCATTGCGGCGTCGCAGATCTGCCCCCTGATCTGGGGGCTTTTTGGAGACCAGCGGCTCTACTTTAAAAGCGAAAGCCCCATCGCGTCTCTTTTTGGATCACCTGAAAAAAGTATCTCTGGTGGTGCCCCCACTTGTACAAACGCCGCCACAGCGATTTGTAGTCAGCTTGGCCTCCGTAATATCTTTCTTTTTGGCACCGATTTCGGGTTCAAGGAACACGACAAGCATCACTCACAGCGCTCGGTTTATATGGAAAGTAAGGACGATGCGATTGGAAACGAGCTTAAAGAAGGTGCAAGCAAGGCTTTTTCAAAGGCGCGAACTTTTACAGTCAGGGGTGTAAACGACAGCATCGTCCACACGACTCCAATCTATTTTACTGCGAAAAGAGCTGTTGAAGTCCTGATCCAATCAACCCGAGTATCGTCTCCGGAAACACGGTTTTTTAATTGTGCTGACGGCGCCGACATTGAAGGAGCCACTTGGCTTACAACAAGTCAATTCAAAGAATCAGCACTTGAGTATGGCGATCCTTCTGAAAAATCCCGTGTTCTGAATCTGATTTTTAGCCCAGATGCCGAAACGGTCTCCCTGAACGAGATGCAGGAAGGCTTGGACCACACTGAAGAAAAACTCCAACTTCTAGCGCTCAAACTACGGAATCTCCTCAAGAGCCGGCGCATAAGGGGCAAAAAAGATATTACCAGACTGTGCTCTGAAATCAGCAGGTATTTAGAAGGGCAATTATTGCCGGAGGATCCAGGTTTCTATTACATGATTCGCGGGACCGTACGCCATTTTCTGTACGCTGGATTCTCACATGCCATTGCATTGACAAACGAGCAAGACATTGCAACCTACCTGAAGCGATGGGAAGAAGCATTTATTAGCTGTCTGTCAGCGTTGCCCCAACATTTCAGGTCTGTTACCCGGAAGCAGTATTCGCTTGATTCTGACCCTTGGATTCGGCAATCAATCAATGACCCAGAATAAGCGATGGTGCCGATAGGATTCCGATAAATTGAAATATGGCGTTCCAATGGCATGGCAAATACCTGGCGTGCCGTTATCGAAAGCCAACTCAATGCAAAATACAGGAGACCGCGGTCCAGGCTAATCTGAATTCCAAAAACGACGACATCATCTTTTCGTCGGTCTTTGGACAAGCTTTTGATATTTCCATTGGAGGTGACGTAAATGCTGATGGGGTTTTCGACGGGCCCGGCCATCTGAATAACACTGTGAACGCCACGGTCGAAAATGATACCGAGAACATGAACACTGTGGATATTTCAGCACCTGAGGTGCGCAGATTTTCCATAATATCAGTGGACTACGCAATCGATACCATCAATGGCTTCCGCGGCGAGCTCGGAGCAGTTCAAAACCGATTCGAATCCACAATCGTAAACCTTGCAACAACCTCCGAAAATCTCTCGGCCTCCAACAGCTGAATCCGCGATGCCGACTTCGCAGCAGAATCCGCCGAACTCGCCCGTACCCAGCTCCTCCCGCAGGCTGGCCTCTCGGTATTGGCCCAGGCCAATCCGAGGCCACAGCAGGTGTTGCAGTTGTTGCAGGGCTAAGTATCGATCTGAAGTAAACGAACGAAACAGCCGGGCTTTGAGTCCGGCTGTTTCGTTTTGGAGTTTTCTGTTGGTTTGTT
Above is a genomic segment from Marinobacter panjinensis containing:
- a CDS encoding motility associated factor glycosyltransferase family protein; its protein translation is MKLSMRLVACQPRGHVLEFEKMTVVEIFVVQNKAIEFVQRREANLRFFQKAYPSIYSYFANYKPTKAEVVISNVEDEVDLQLDGRSLYEGQGKSRAHQGVELFKSTFREGSFLPSLPPPWPGDYYHPRFAHQAVDAIISQSPLDRSSFTGYKMPNFFPLVVFQGVGLGYQIEELVTTSEVENALIIEPELEIFAASLLTVDWARVASKFQKNGRSLRFLIGVEKTEEALWPALVKHLVHFTPIFPVMNLFLNERGDRTMTTVAERINREALATLTTWGHYDDEVRQLNNALHAFHEKVRTIPSKGSVISETPTLIVGSGPSLDDRIDDIKSVRDRVILVSAGTGLRALIENDIYPDFHVELESDFLNYRVISSYDHEKLKSIKIIAASQICPLIWGLFGDQRLYFKSESPIASLFGSPEKSISGGAPTCTNAATAICSQLGLRNIFLFGTDFGFKEHDKHHSQRSVYMESKDDAIGNELKEGASKAFSKARTFTVRGVNDSIVHTTPIYFTAKRAVEVLIQSTRVSSPETRFFNCADGADIEGATWLTTSQFKESALEYGDPSEKSRVLNLIFSPDAETVSLNEMQEGLDHTEEKLQLLALKLRNLLKSRRIRGKKDITRLCSEISRYLEGQLLPEDPGFYYMIRGTVRHFLYAGFSHAIALTNEQDIATYLKRWEEAFISCLSALPQHFRSVTRKQYSLDSDPWIRQSINDPE
- a CDS encoding flagellin, which translates into the protein MALGINTNVASLSAQNQLQKSQDLSNQALERLSSGLRINSAKDDAAGLAISTRFQSQIRGLDVATRNANDGISLAQTAEGALDEITNNLQRIRDLAVQSANATNSASDRQALNQEVEQRLAEVERISTQTAFNGLKVLDGSFGEQNFQVGANAGETIGVDLSQGTRLEQVGSLASAEGTAVTGDALTAGELKISVGDGEAVEVGAASGSADKIAEAINNANVSGLTSVSATNVQTLAFTDVTGGSTGGSYNIDVAVGTTSIDLSISVGSGATITSADIASALQDKGIEGLTVSDGSAADTIKFEDSEGRNITLSSESVTGGGVSAAGSTGFAAGTSAGEFQDGVALTGKVTIEGLEDITLEGAGAAKAGFTDGQVIAATGSLETVSVATVDLANDAIKRIDSALGSVNGLRSELGAVQNRFDSTIANLATTSENLSAANSRILDADFAAETAKLSKAQVLQQAGISVLAQANARPQQVLSLLQ
- a CDS encoding flagellin, with protein sequence MPQVINTNIASLNAQRNLNQSQTDANVAFERLSSGLRINSAKDDAAGLAISTRFQSQISGLNVAQRNASDGISLAQTTEGALGEVINNLQRIRDLAVQSANATNSASDRLALDQEVQQRVEEIGRIADQTTFNGLKVLDGSFGEKTFQVGANSGDTIEVDLSKGSQTDQIGGLAQSGTRDVGDAALAEGDLTISVGESDPFEIPGTDGDTSAKAKAEAIDSANIPGLPTVSATNVQTLNFGEVTDGSSSGGTYSLNLNVGTTAVEVTIPVGSGGDSVTLDEVVTAVNDLGLDGFSASEGTTAGTIVFNDDEGRNIELVSESATGTLTAASTASIGFDTAVASTGVEGIGSTLTGQVSIEALDTIRIGGNNPQNAGFLDGEVIAVTGSLENIDVKTVEGSNDTIKRVDSALTTINSIRSELGAVQNRFESTIANLSTTSENLSAANSRIRDADFAAETAELARTQVLQQAGLSVLSQANARPQQVLQLLQG